Proteins encoded in a region of the Bubalus bubalis isolate 160015118507 breed Murrah chromosome 9, NDDB_SH_1, whole genome shotgun sequence genome:
- the LOC102394231 gene encoding olfactory receptor 2M3-like — MDVWNHTSLSDFILLGLFSYSPYDFFLFSLVLLASAASLTGNILFLLLIQADRRLHTPMYFFLSQVSIMDLTMMGTVVPKMAANFLSGSKFISRGGCATQVFLVVMVGSAECSLLAVMAYDRYVAVCLPLRYPVLMNWKACCLMAFASWMVGVTDSVIYVGMVFSFPYCGSLQVDHFFCEVPTLLRLSCADTSLFQDLIYACCVVMMLLPLGVIVASYAWILMAVINMPSTEGKQKALTTCSSHLTVVGLYYGGGLFNYMQKASARMPAEDRAISTFYTIIAPMLNPLIYSLRNREVMRAFKKVLGTWRV; from the coding sequence ATGGATGTATGGAACCATACCTCCCTGTCAGATTTCATCCTTTTGGGTCTGTTCAGCTACTCACCATatgacttcttccttttttcccttgtcCTTCTGGCCTCTGCTGCTTCTCTGACTGGCAAcatcctcttcctcctgctcatACAAGCTGACAGGCGCCTGCATACTCCCATGTACTTTTTTCTTAGTCAGGTCTCCATCATGGACCTCACCATGATGGGCACAGTGGTGCCCAAGATGGCAGCCAACTTCCTCTCGGGAAGTAAGTTCATCTCTCGGGGTGGCTGTGCCACTCAGGTCTTCTTAGTGGTCATGGTAGGAAGTGCTGAGTGCTCCCTCCTGGCAGTCATGGCCTATGACAGGTATGTGGCCGTGTGTCTCCCCCTGCGGTACCCTGTGCTCATGAACTGGAAGGCCTGCTGTCTGATGGCCTTTGCATCCTGGATGGTTGGAGTGACTGACAGTGTAATTTATGTGGGCATGGTCTTCAGCTTCCCCTACTGTGGATCTCTCCAGGTGGACCACTTCTTCTGTGAGGTCCCCACCCTGTTGCGGCTCTCCTGTGCAGACACCTCGCTTTTTCAGGACCTCATCTATGCTTGCTGTGTAGTCATGATGCTGCTGCCCCTGGGGGTCATCGTGGCTTCCTATGCCTGGATCCTCATGGCTGTGATTAACATGCCCTCCACTGAGGGGAAACAGAAGGCTCTGACTACTTGCTCCTCGCACCTGACTGTGGTGGGTCTTTACTACGGGGGTGGCCTATTTAACTACATGCAGAAAGCTTCTGCTAGGATGCCAGCAGAAGACAGAGCCATCTCCACCTTCTACACCATCATTGCTCCAATGCTCAACCCACTCATTTACAGCCTGAGGAACAGGGAGGTAATGAGGGCCTTTAAGAAGGTCCTGGGGACATGGAGAGTGTAG